TGGTGCCAAGCTGCTTGATCGCGATCTGCGATGCAGCCGGCCCCTGCGCCAGAACCTGCTTTGTTCCTTCAAGCGTGGTTGCATCGACATAGGAATTCAGGTTCTGCGGAACGCCCTGCGACATGAGGAAAATCCCAGCAACAATCGAAAGCGGCAGCAGAACGTAAAGAACCCCGCGCGTCATATCGACATGGAAATTGCCAAGATCGCGGACCTTGCGACCGGCAAACCCGCGGATCACAGCAACACCAACCGCCATGCCCGTCGACGCACTGACAAAGTTCTGCATGGTCAGGCCGACCATCTGGCTGAAATAGGACAGTGAAGTTTCACCGCCATAGGCCTGCCAGTTGGTATTGGTAACAAAACTGACCGCCGTGTTGAACGCCAGATCGGACGACATCGGCGCCAGCCCGGCCGGATTCCACGGTAAAAGATGCTGCAAACGCAGAATGGCAAACAGCAAAACCCATCCGGCCGCGTTAAAGGCCAGAAGGGCCACGGCATAGCGTGACCAATGTTGCGACGCCTGCGCATCAATGCCGCAGATGCGATAAATGACTTTCTCAACCGGCTTGAAAACGGGGGACAGCAAAACCGCCTGTCCGCTGTAAACCCGGTACATATACCCGCCCAGCAACGGGGCGCACGCCAGCAGGATCGCGCAATAAAGCGCGAACTGGCCGAGATCGGTTGTCATCGGGAACTCCGTCCTAGAATTTTTCGGCCCGGATCAGGGCGTAAAACAGATAGACAATCAGTGCTGCCGATATGGCACCACCAAGGATGTAACTGATCATGGAACCTCCTAGATCCGTGCGCAGCCGCGTACCGCAAGCCCGCACATGGCAAAGGCACCCAATGCCAGAACCGCATAGATCAGATCGAACATGGGATACTCCTGTAGTGTTCGGATCAACCGCTACAGGCTAGGAGGGAGGGCCGTAAAAATACGATGGCAGAAATGTGTCCTGAACCGATGTCAGGCATAAAAAATGCGTAAAACCCCGATAAAAGCGCGCGGTGATGCCTTCTGAACGGCTTTGATTGGCGTTCGCGCCAGAGACTATCACCCCGAATTATGACAACTTGGGAATTAGGGGGATTTCATCGGAAAATCTGGGAGGTTTGGGACCAAGGAGCAATACTCATATAATATGAGTATTGCTCCTTGGTAGGCCCGGAGGGACTTGAACCCCCAACCAGACCGTTATGAGCGGTCGGCTCTAACCAATTGAGCTACGGGCCCCCAAGGGGAATGGAAAAGACCGCGCCAATTGTTTGGCGCGGTCCCGAAAACTAGCGATTTTCGGGCCAAGGTCAAGCCCGAACGTCGCAAGATTTTTTAATAATCGAGGAACGAACGCAATTTGCGCGAGCGCGACGGATGCTTGAGCTTGCGCAGCGCCTTTGCCTCGATCTGACGGATACGTTCGCGGGTCACGGAGAACTGCTGACCAACCTCTTCGAGGGTATGGTCGGTGTTCATGCCAATCCCGAAACGCATACGCAGAACACGTTCTTCACGCGGTGTAAGCGATGCCAGAACGCGCGTGGTGGTTTCACGCAGGTTGGCCTGGATCGCAGCATCAAGCGGCTGAACGGCGTTCTTGTCCTCGATGAAATCGCCAAGATGGCTGTCTTCCTCGTCCCCGATCGGGGTTTCGAGCGAGATCGGCTCTTTTGCGATTTTCAGAACCTTGCGAACCTTTTCAAGCGGCATCTGCAGTTTTTCTGCCAGCTCTTCCGGGGTCGGCTCGCGACCGATTTCATGCAACATCTGGCGCGAGGTACGGACCAGCTTGTTGATGGTTTCGATCATGTGAACCGGAATACGGATCGTACGGGCCTGATCGGCGATGGAACGCGTGATCGCCTGACGGATCCACCAGGTCGCATAGGTCGAGAATTTGTAACCACGGCGGTATTCAAACTTGTCCACCGCCTTCATCAGGCCAATATTACCTTCCTGAATAAGGTCGAGGAACTGAAGACCGCGGTTGGTGTATTTCTTGGCAATCGAAATCACGAGACGCAGGTTGGCCTCGATCATTTCCTTTTTCGCACGTGCCGCTTCGCGTTCGCCCTTGTTGACGACACCGTAAACACGGCGGAATTCACCAATCGGCAAACCGACTTCGGCGGAAACACCGCCCACCTGTTCACGCAGCTGCGCGATTTCATCCGGGTAGCGTTCGATGAAAGCCTTCCAGCCCTTGCCCGGCAATTCGCTGACGCGTTCCATCCAGTTCGGGTCGAGTTCATGGCCCTGATACTGTTTGACGAAATCGGGACGCTTGATCTTGCAACGGTCGGCAAAACGCAGAAGCTTGCCTTCAAGGCCAAGCAAACGGTTGTTCAGGCCGGTCAGGTGATCAAGCAGCTCCTCAATCCGGAAGTTGTTCAGGTGAACATCTTCCATCAGGTCAACCATCTCGCCCTTCAGCTTGGCATAACGTTTTTCGGTCGCCGCCGGAACGCTTTCGCCCTTGTTCATCGCGACAAGGCGCTGTTCCTGTGCCTTGTGCAATTTCTCATAGGTTTTGGCGATCAGTTCGAACTTCTCAAGAACCTGCTCGGTCAGTTCCTCTTCCATTTTGGAAAGTGAAACGTTGACCTGTTCGTTCTCGTCATCATCCTCATCGTCGCCATCACCTTCAGAACCCTCGTCCGACTCTTCTTCGTCGTCGTCCTCTTCTTCCTCGTCGCTGGCGGGAGCACCGGTCGGTTCTGGCGTTTCGGTTTCGGCTTCTTCGTCTTCGTCGGCATCGGTTTCGACGGCGGCTGCCTCGAAATCATCGCCTTCGGTTTCTTCGGCTTCGTCACCTTCTGCGGCTGCGATTTCCGCATCCGGACCACCACCATAAGTGGTTTCCAGATCGATCACATCGCGAAGCAGAAGATTGCCAGCCTGAAGCTGGTCATGCCAGTTGACGATCGCGCGAATGGTCAGCGGGGATTCACAAATCCCGCCAATCATCATGTCACGGCCAGCCTCGATACGTTTGGCAATGGCAATTTCGCCCTCGCGCGACAGCAGCTCGACGCTGCCCATTTCACGCAGATACATACGGACCGGATCATCGGTACGGCCAACATCATCTTCAGAGATATTGCCGCTCGGATCCGAGTCTTTCTCGTCATCGTCGTCCGAGTCGTCCCCATCTTCACCATCGATAACGTTGATGCCCATCTCGTTGAGATTACTCATCACGTCTTCGATCTGTTCGGAGGAAAAATGCTCCGACGGCAAGGCAGCGTTCAATTCATCGACCGAGATGTGGCCTTTCTCTTTGCCCTTGGCAATGAGCTTCTTGATGGCCGCTTTATATGTATCGAGAAGAGGTCCGTCTGCGGTTTCAGAAGAGTTCTTTTTCTCTTCAGCGTTCGAAGTCTTAGACGACATCTATTCCCCGTTTCCCGCTGGGTACAGTTCGTACCGTTGTTATCCCAAGCACTGTTTTGCTCAGCGCAAATCACAAATAGCCCGAACGCCGATCCCGCACACAAACGCATGCATTGATCAGTCGTCGAGCTTAAACACTTTTTCCCGGCGCCGGGCCAGATCGTCGCGTCTATGCGAAAATCTTTCCCATTCTTCCTCGCTGATATCTGCTGCCAACTGTCGGACGGCGTATTTTGCCTCTTCGTCCTCCAGGGAGCTTACAGCCATAGAAAAAACCTGTTCCCAACCCGCGCGAGCCCGTTCGAGCGGCGTTTCGGGCCTAGCGAAAGCGGCGTGCGCCAAAATATCCGCACCTACCACCCGCAAAACTGTCTCTGACAGCCCGTCGCGCTCCAAATGGGCCTTGATTGCATCGGAATCAAGTCCGGGATCACCGTCAAGGAGCTTTAAGACGGCACGACGAAGATTGTCAAGTTCGGAGTCAGCACAAGAGTAGATTCCGAGCCGTTCGCCAACATCATCATGCAAATGCGGATGATTGATCAGCGTCACCAGCAAAATACAATCCTGCAGGCTCCGTCGCTTATGCATGGGCGGACGCAACATCCCCGGAACAGCTTTGCCAGCTGGTTCCCAGAAATAGTCTTTTTTTCCGCCCTTGCCACCCCTGGCAAATTTTTTGTTCTGGTATGTCCCACTACTGCGCGCGGCGCGCCCTGCTCCGCCTGTGGCACGATCCCCCTTGAACAACTGCCAGATACGGTCACGAAACATCGACTGGTATTGCGATCTGACGGCATCATCACCGATTGCCGAAATGCGTTTCTGAATATCGGCCTCAAGGGCGGCACGGCGTTCCGGTGTATCGGTTGCCCGCCCGGCAACCTCCATACGCCAGACCAGTTCGGCCAGCGGCACCGCCATATCGAGGATCTTGCGGAAATTGGCAAAACCGTTTGCACCGGCCATCAGACTATCGGGATCCTCGCCTTCGGGCAGAATTGAAAACAGCAATGATTTGCCCGGACGCAGGATCGGAAGCGCACGTTCCGCGGCACGCACCGCCGCACGCTTACCCGCGGCATCACCATCAAGGCACAGGATCGGTTCGTTGGTCATTTTCCAAAGCTCGCCGATCTGCTCCTCTGTGACCGCAGTTCCAAGAGGCGCCACTGCCCCGCGGAAACCGGCCCGATGAAGGGCAATCACATCCATGTAACCCTCGGTCACGATGATCGGTGCATCCTGCTGGCTGGCTTCACGCGCCTGCGGCAGGCCATAAAGGAGCTGCCCCTTGTGAAACAAGGGTGTATCAGGGCTATTCAAATATTTCGGCTTAGTGTCACCCATGACACGCCCGCCAAAAGCGACGACCCTGCCACGCCGATCAAGGATCGGAAACATCACACGCCCACGGAATCGGTCATAGGTCTGGCGTCCCTGATCTTCGGGCTCGATCAGAAGCCCCGCCTCGATCATCAGGGACTCGTCAAACTCTTCGCGCTTGAGGGCAGCCTTGAGCGCCCCACGGTTATCAGGCGCAAAGCCCAGTCGAAAATCCGCAATCGTTTTATCGTCAAGGCCACGACGGCGAAAATATTCAAGCCCATCGCGGCCTTCGGGCATATGCAGCACGCGCTCGTAAAATACACAGGCCGCTTCCATCACTTCGTAAAGTGTTTTGGCCTTTTTCTCACGCTCCTGGGCTTCACGTGATGGTTTGGGAACATCCATGCCCACCTGATTTGCCAGAACCTCGACCGCCTCGACAAAAGTCAGGCCGCGGGTATTCATCACAAAGCTGATCACGTCGCCATGCGCGCCACAGCCAAAGCAGTGATAAAAACCCTTTTGTTCGTTGACCGTGAAAGACGGGGATTTTTCGGAATGGAACGGACACAGGCCGGAATATTCCCGGCCGCGTTTGATCAGCTTCACCGACGTACCGACAATATCCGCCAGTCCGACGCGTGCCCGCAGATCGTCAAGAAACGACTGGGGAAAGCTCATGATTGTCCCGATCCCGTGATCATGTTGATACCAAATCCCATCCTACCCTTTTATTGTTCCATTGTCTGGAATCCGGGCTTAGGGACGACGAAAGCCGGACGATTTTACACGCCCGGCTTCCATTAAAAATAGCTATTCTCGAAATCAGCCGAGAAGTTTTTTCGCAACACCGCCGGCTTTGCCGAAATCCATGCAGCTGGCGTATTTTTCGCGAAGTGCTGCCATCGTCCGGCCCATATCCTTCAGGCAGGTCGCGCCAAGGTCGGTAACCACACCTTTGACAGCCGCCTCGATTTCATCATCGGACATCTGTTTGGGCAGGAACCGCTCAATCACACCGATCTCTGCGGCTTCCTGTGCCGCCAGTTCGGGGCGATTGCCCTTGGTGTACATTTCGATGCTTTCGCGACGCTGTTTGACCATCGCCTGCAGCAGGGTCAGGATTTCCTCGTCGGAAATGCCATCGGTGTTCCCCTCGCCGCGTGCCGCAATATCGCGTTCCTTGAGTGCTGCCAGGATCAGGCGCACGGTGGTCACGGATACGGCATCCTTCGCAAGGACGGCCTTTTTCAAAGCGTCTGTAAGCTGCGATCGCAGCATGGCTTATCTCTGATTCTGTGGAAGAAAGGAGCGAACATACCCCAAAAGCGCCATCTAGGCAAAGAAAACCTTTCCATTTAACTTGTTGATTTAAAAGGAAAAATAAAAGTTTGGATGCATCCTTGACAGGGCAGCACGACTCCCGTAGACATCCGCCAATTTGCCTGCCGGGATGAGGTTTTTACCCGCTTTCAGCATATTGTACCGACGTCTTTTGGCGTTGCGGTAGATGCGACTGGGGATACCTTGCCATGTCCGCATGCCCGATATGCAGGCGAATTGGGCCGTTTTTCTCGGCCTGCTCGTAATTATTATATATAAAGACTCCGTGTCTCACCGTGGAAAGATCGAAAGGACATTCGCCAATGTCAGCGCCCACGCACACCCCGCCTCCTGGTGCTTCTGCCGTTCTGGTACTTGCCGATGGTTCTGTTTTCTGGGGACGAGGCGCCGGTGCCCGAGGAGAGGTTGTTGGTGAAGTCTGCTTCAACACCTCGATCACGGGCTACCAGGAAATCATGACCGACCCGTCCTATGCCGGGCAGATGATCACTTTTACTTTCCCCCATATCGGCAATGTCGGCACCAATGACGAGGATATCGAAAACACCACCCCCGTCGCCCTTGGCTGCATCCTGCGCCAGGACATTACCGAGCCATCCAACTACCGTTCACAAGGTCATTTCAATGACTGGCTGGCAAAACATGGCCGGATCGGCATCGCCGGTATCGACACCCGCCGCCTGACCAAACGCATCCGGAACGAAGGCGCACCGAACGGTGTAATCTGCCACAATCCGGACGGCAGGTTCGACATTGATGCGCTGATCGCCAAGGCCAAAGACTGGCCGGGACTTGAAGGCATGGACCTTGCCAAGGACAATAGCTGCACCGAAGGCTATGACTGGGATCAGACGCTGTGGACCCGCGAAGGCGGTTACGGCGAACTGGGCAATGCCAAACACCATGTCGTTGCCATCGATTACGGTGTAAAACGCAACATTCTGCGCAACCTTGCCGCCCTTGAGTGCAAGGTATCGGTTGTTCCGGCAACGACGTCCGCCGAAGAAATCCTTGCGATGAACCCCGATGGGATTTTCCTGTCGAACGGCCCTGGTGATCCGGCAGCAACCGGCGAATATGCGGTTCCGACCATCAAA
The Thalassospira xiamenensis M-5 = DSM 17429 DNA segment above includes these coding regions:
- a CDS encoding GatB/YqeY domain-containing protein encodes the protein MLRSQLTDALKKAVLAKDAVSVTTVRLILAALKERDIAARGEGNTDGISDEEILTLLQAMVKQRRESIEMYTKGNRPELAAQEAAEIGVIERFLPKQMSDDEIEAAVKGVVTDLGATCLKDMGRTMAALREKYASCMDFGKAGGVAKKLLG
- the kdpF gene encoding K(+)-transporting ATPase subunit F → MISYILGGAISAALIVYLFYALIRAEKF
- the dnaG gene encoding DNA primase; this encodes MSFPQSFLDDLRARVGLADIVGTSVKLIKRGREYSGLCPFHSEKSPSFTVNEQKGFYHCFGCGAHGDVISFVMNTRGLTFVEAVEVLANQVGMDVPKPSREAQEREKKAKTLYEVMEAACVFYERVLHMPEGRDGLEYFRRRGLDDKTIADFRLGFAPDNRGALKAALKREEFDESLMIEAGLLIEPEDQGRQTYDRFRGRVMFPILDRRGRVVAFGGRVMGDTKPKYLNSPDTPLFHKGQLLYGLPQAREASQQDAPIIVTEGYMDVIALHRAGFRGAVAPLGTAVTEEQIGELWKMTNEPILCLDGDAAGKRAAVRAAERALPILRPGKSLLFSILPEGEDPDSLMAGANGFANFRKILDMAVPLAELVWRMEVAGRATDTPERRAALEADIQKRISAIGDDAVRSQYQSMFRDRIWQLFKGDRATGGAGRAARSSGTYQNKKFARGGKGGKKDYFWEPAGKAVPGMLRPPMHKRRSLQDCILLVTLINHPHLHDDVGERLGIYSCADSELDNLRRAVLKLLDGDPGLDSDAIKAHLERDGLSETVLRVVGADILAHAAFARPETPLERARAGWEQVFSMAVSSLEDEEAKYAVRQLAADISEEEWERFSHRRDDLARRREKVFKLDD
- the carA gene encoding glutamine-hydrolyzing carbamoyl-phosphate synthase small subunit, producing the protein MSAPTHTPPPGASAVLVLADGSVFWGRGAGARGEVVGEVCFNTSITGYQEIMTDPSYAGQMITFTFPHIGNVGTNDEDIENTTPVALGCILRQDITEPSNYRSQGHFNDWLAKHGRIGIAGIDTRRLTKRIRNEGAPNGVICHNPDGRFDIDALIAKAKDWPGLEGMDLAKDNSCTEGYDWDQTLWTREGGYGELGNAKHHVVAIDYGVKRNILRNLAALECKVSVVPATTSAEEILAMNPDGIFLSNGPGDPAATGEYAVPTIKKLIDSGKPVFGICLGHQMMALALGAKTKKMDVGHRGANHPVKDTTTGVVEITSQNHGFVVDKNSLPDNVEATHFSLFDGSLAGLRLKDKPVFAVQYHPEASPGPHDSHYLFKRFVGLIEDAKA
- the rpoD gene encoding RNA polymerase sigma factor RpoD; this encodes MSSKTSNAEEKKNSSETADGPLLDTYKAAIKKLIAKGKEKGHISVDELNAALPSEHFSSEQIEDVMSNLNEMGINVIDGEDGDDSDDDDEKDSDPSGNISEDDVGRTDDPVRMYLREMGSVELLSREGEIAIAKRIEAGRDMMIGGICESPLTIRAIVNWHDQLQAGNLLLRDVIDLETTYGGGPDAEIAAAEGDEAEETEGDDFEAAAVETDADEDEEAETETPEPTGAPASDEEEEDDDEEESDEGSEGDGDDEDDDENEQVNVSLSKMEEELTEQVLEKFELIAKTYEKLHKAQEQRLVAMNKGESVPAATEKRYAKLKGEMVDLMEDVHLNNFRIEELLDHLTGLNNRLLGLEGKLLRFADRCKIKRPDFVKQYQGHELDPNWMERVSELPGKGWKAFIERYPDEIAQLREQVGGVSAEVGLPIGEFRRVYGVVNKGEREAARAKKEMIEANLRLVISIAKKYTNRGLQFLDLIQEGNIGLMKAVDKFEYRRGYKFSTYATWWIRQAITRSIADQARTIRIPVHMIETINKLVRTSRQMLHEIGREPTPEELAEKLQMPLEKVRKVLKIAKEPISLETPIGDEEDSHLGDFIEDKNAVQPLDAAIQANLRETTTRVLASLTPREERVLRMRFGIGMNTDHTLEEVGQQFSVTRERIRQIEAKALRKLKHPSRSRKLRSFLDY